One part of the Oncorhynchus kisutch isolate 150728-3 linkage group LG22, Okis_V2, whole genome shotgun sequence genome encodes these proteins:
- the LOC109867691 gene encoding dynein light chain roadblock-type 2, protein MAEVEETLKRIQTHKGVIGTIVVNAEGIPIRTTLDNSTTVQYAGLLHQLTMKARSTVRDLDPQNDLTFLRIRSKKHEIMVAPDKEYLLIVIQNPSE, encoded by the exons GCAGAAGTTGAGGAGACACTAAAGAGAATTCAAACTCACAAAGGTGTAATTGGAACAATAGTTGTTAATGCCGAGG GAATCCCAATCAGAACTACCTTAGACAACTCCACTACGGTGCAGTATGCTGGTCTGCTGCACCAGCTCACTATGAAAGCCAGGAGCACAGTCCGAGACCTCGACCCTCAGAACGACCTGACCTTCCTCCGCATCCGCTCCAAGAAGCATGAGATCATGGTGGCACCTG aCAAGGAGTATCTATTGATAGTCATCCAGAACCCCAGTGAATAG